The Ferroacidibacillus organovorans genome includes the window TGTTTTTATCGAATCGTTTGGCTAGTCCGCTGATACAGATGGAGTCGGTGACCAAGGAAATCAGCAAGGGAAATTATCACAAGACGGTACCTGTACAGGGCGAGGATGAAATTGCTCGCCTAGGACGTGCCATTAATGATTTGGCCCGCCATTTGGACCATTTGGAGTCAACGCGCAAAGAATTTTTGGCGGATATCTCGCATGAGTTGCGGACGCCTCTGACATACATTCGAGGGTACAGTCAAGTTTTGTTCGAACACCTTGTGTCATCTGAGAATGAAAAGGATGAGTATTTGAAATTGATCTTTGATGAGTCCGAGCGAATTGAGCAACTCATCGTAAACCTATTTTCCTTGGCACAGGCAGATGAAGGGACTTTGCGAGTGAGTCCGGAACCAGTAGATATTGCACACCTTGCGGATAAAGTGATCCGGCGGATGCAACGG containing:
- a CDS encoding sensor histidine kinase, producing the protein MTFKTVAGKIGLSVILLVLVVLLALYVSLDQLFIRVLYVQGESRLVVSTFAHVQWLIILAGIGSVMLASGLTLFLSNRLASPLIQMESVTKEISKGNYHKTVPVQGEDEIARLGRAINDLARHLDHLESTRKEFLADISHELRTPLTYIRGYSQVLFEHLVSSENEKDEYLKLIFDESERIEQLIVNLFSLAQADEGTLRVSPEPVDIAHLADKVIRRMQRKAADKSVTLQLVAKVSPVVSADPLRIEQVLFNL